One genomic segment of Erythrolamprus reginae isolate rEryReg1 chromosome 2, rEryReg1.hap1, whole genome shotgun sequence includes these proteins:
- the LOC139161569 gene encoding unconventional myosin-Ib-like — protein MESMVVLDSVGVADMVLLEPLTEDTLMQNLKKRFEHQEIYTYIGNVVISLNPYKPLPIYSAEKVEEYRNCNFFAVQPHIYAIADDAYHSLKNQDKDQCILITGESGAGKTEASKLVMSYVAAVCGKGEEVNRVKEQLLQSNPVLEAFGNAKNHPQ, from the exons ATGGAGAGCATGGTGGTGCTTGATTCTGTGGGCGTAGCAGACATGGTGCTGTTGGAGCCACTGACTGAAGACACATTGATGCAGAACTTGAAGAAACGCTTCGAACATCAAGAAATCTAT ACCTACATTGGGAATGTGGTGATCTCGCTGAACCCATATAAGCCGCTGCCCATTTACTCGGCCGAAAAGGTGGAAGAGTACAGGAACTGCAACTTCTTTGCCGTCCAGCCTCACAT TTATGCCATTGCGGATGATGCTTACCACTCATTGAAGAATCAAGACAAAGATCAATGCATCCTTATTACTGGCGAGAGCGGGGCCGGAAAAACAG AGGCCAGCAAGTTAGTCATGTCCTATGTGGCAGCTGTATGTGGAAAAGGGGAGGAGGTGAATCGTGTCAAGGAACAGCTGCTACAGTCCAATCCTGTCCTGGAAG CCTTTGGGAATGCCAAAAACCATCCGCAATGA